A genomic stretch from Gorilla gorilla gorilla isolate KB3781 chromosome 20, NHGRI_mGorGor1-v2.1_pri, whole genome shotgun sequence includes:
- the PLEKHG2 gene encoding pleckstrin homology domain-containing family G member 2 isoform X4, with protein sequence MPEGAQGLSLSKPSPSLGCGRRGEVCDCGTVCETRTAAPAAPTMASPRGSGSSTSLSTVGSEGDPAPGPTPACSASRPEPLPGPPIRLHLSPVGIPGSARPSRLERVAREIVETERAYVRDLRSIVEDYLGPLLDGGVLGLSVEQVGTLFANIEDIYEFSSELLEDLENSSSAGGIAECFVQRSEDFDIYTLYCMNYPSSLALLRELSLSPPAALWLQERQAQLRHSLPLQSFLLKPVQRILKYHLLLQELGKHWAEGPGTGGREMVEEAIVSMTAVAWYINDMKRKQEHAARLQEVQRRLGGWTGPELSAFGELVLEGAFRGGGGGGPRLRGGERLLFLFSRMLLVAKRRGLEYTYKGHIFCCNLSVSESPRDPLGFKVSDLTIPKHRHLLQAKNQEEKRLWIHCLQRLFFENHPASIPAKAKQVLLENSLHCTPKSKPVPEPLTPPLGSPRPRDARSFTPGRRNTEPVKDPYVMFPQNAKPGFKHTGSEGELYPAESQPPVSGSGPPEDLEDAGPPTLDPSGTSITEEILELLNQRGLRDPGPSTHDIPKFPGDSQVPGDSETLTFQALPSRDSSEEEEEEEEGLEMDERGPSPLHVLEGLESSIAAEMPSIPCLTKIPDVPNLPEIPSRCEIPEGSLLPSLSDISDVFEMPCLPAIPSVPNTPSLSSTPTLSCDSWLQGPLQEPAEAPATRRELFSGSNPGKLGEPPSGGKAGPEEDEEGVSFADFQPQDVTQHQGFPDELAFRSCSEIRSAWQALEQGQLARPGFPEPLLILEDSDLGGDSGSGKAGAPSSERTASRVRELARLYSERIQQMQRAETRASANAPRRRPRVLAQPQPSPCLPQEQAEPGLLPAFGHVLVCELAFPLTCAQESVPLGPAAWVQAAIPLSKQGGSPDGQGLHVSNLPKQDHPGIHVSAATLLPEQGGSWHVQAPAATPLPKQEGPLHLQVPALTTFSDQGHPEIQVPAATPLPEHRSHVVIPAPSTAFCPEQGHCADIHVPTTPALPKEICSDFTVSVTTPVPKQEGHLDSESPTNIPLTKQGGSRDVQGPDPVCSQPIQPLSWHGSSLDPQGPSDTLPPLPCHLPDLQIPGTSPLPAHGSHLDHRIPANAPLSLSQELPDTQVPATTPLPLPQVLTDIWVQALPTSPKQGSLPDIQGPAAAPPLPEPSLTDTQVQKLTPSLEQKSLIDAHVPAATPLPERGGSLDIQGLSPTPVQTTMVLSKPGGSLASHVARLESSDLTPPHSPPPSSRQLLGPNAAALSRYLAASYISQSLARRQGPGGGAPAASRGSWSSAPTSRASSPPPQPQPPPPPARRLSYATTVNIHVGGGGRLRPAKAQVRLNHPALLASTQESMGLRRDQGAPDAPFHM encoded by the exons AGTGGGCTCTGAGGGGGATCCAGCCCCTGGGCCCACTCCAGCCTGCTCAGCCTCCAGGCCAGAGCCCCTTCCAGGGCCCCCCATCCGCCTACATCTCTCTCCGGTGGGGATCCCAGGTTCAGCCAGACCCTCAAGGCTGGAGCGTGTGGCCCGGGAGATCGTGGAGACAGAACGGGCCTATGTCAGGGACCTCCGCAGCATCGTGGAG GACTACCTGGGCCCTCTGCTGGACGGCGGGGTCCTGGGGCTGAGCGTGGAGCAGGTGGGCACGCTGTTTGCCAACATTGAGGACATCTACGAGTTCAGCAG CGAGCTCCTGGAGGACTTGGAGAACAGCAGCAGCGCCGGGGGTATTGCCGAGTGCTTCGTGCAGAGG AGCGAGGATTTTGACATCTACACATTGTACTGCATGAACTACCCGAG CTCCCTGGCCCTGCTCCGGGAGCTGTCGTTGTCTCCGCCAGCAGCCCTGTGGCTGCAGGAGCGCCAGGCCCAGCTTCGTCACTCGCTGCCCCTGCAGAGCTTCCTGCTGAAACCTGTCCAGCGCATCCTCAAGTACCATCTGCTGCTGCAG GAACTAGGGAAGCACTGGGCGGAGGGCCCAGGCACTGGGGGCCGCGAGATGGTGGAGGAAGCTATTGTGTCCATGACAGCGGTTGCCTGGTACATCAACGACATGAAGCGCAAGCAGGAGCATGCAGCGCGCCTCCAG GAAGTGCAGCGGCGGCTGGGTGGCTGGACCGGACCAGAGCTCAGTGCTTTTGGGGAGCTGGTGCTGGAGGGCGCGTTCCGAGGAGGCGGAGGGGGTGGCCCCCGGCTACGAGGGGGTGAGCGGCTGCTCTTCCTGTTCTCTCGGATGCTGCTGGTGGCCAAGCGCAGGGGGCTGGAGTACACCTACAAAGGCCACATCTTC tGCTGCAACCTGAGCGTGAGCGAGAGTCCCCGAGACCCTCTAGGGTTCAAGGTGTCTGATCTGACCATTCCCAAGCACAGACACCTGCTCCAG GCCAAGAACCAAGAAGAGAAGAGGCTGTGGATTCACTGTCTCCAGCGCCTCTTCTTTGAGAACCACCCTGCCTCCATCCCTGCCAAG GCAAAGCAAGTTCTCCTTGAAAACAGCCTGCATT GTACCCCCAAAAGTAAGCCTGTCCCAGAGCCCCTGACACCCCCACTTGGGTCTCCTCGACCTCGAGATGCTAGAAGTTTTACCCCTGGGCGAAGGAACACAG AGCCGGTGAAGGACCCTTATGTCATGTTCCCACAGAACG CTAAGCCTGGATTCAAG CACACTGGCAGCGAAGGGGAACTCTACCCCGCAGAATCTCAGCCACCAGTTTCAGGCTCTGGACCCCCTGAGGACCTGGAGGATGCTGGACCCCCAACACTGGACCCCTCTGGGACCTCAATCACTGAAGAAATCCTGGAACTGCTGAATCAGCGAGGCCTTCGAGATCCAGGG CCGTCCACCCATGACATTCCCAAGTTCCCCGGAGACTCCCAGGTGCCTGGCGACAGCGAAACCCTCACATTCCAAGCCCTGCCCAGCCGGGACTCttcagaagaggaggaggaggaagaggaagggctgGAGATGGATGAACGGGGGCCTTCCCCACTCCACGTCCTGGAAGGGCTCGAAAGTTCCATTGCAGCTGAAATGCCCAGCATTCCCTGCCTTACCAAAATTCCTGACGTGCCCAACCTTCCTGAAATTCCCAGCCGCTGTGAAATTCCCGAAGGTTCTCTCCTTCCTAGTCTCTCTGACATTTCCGATGTTTTTGAGATGCCCTGCCTTCCAGCCATACCTAGTGTCCCCAACACCCCCAGTCTTTCTAGCACTCCCACCCTCTCCTGTGACTCCTGGCTCCAAGGGCCTCTGCAGGAACCAGCTGAGGCTCCAGCCACCAGGAGAGAACTGTTTTCTGGAAGCAATCCTGGGAAACTGGGAGAGCCGCCTTCAGGAGGCAAGGCAGGGCCAGAGGAGGATGAAGAAGGGGTGTCATTCGCAGACTTCCAGCCCCAGGATGTCACCCAACATCAGGGATTCCCAGATGAGCTGGCATTCCGCTCTTGCTCAGAAATCCGGAGCGCCTGGCAGGCATTGGAACAGGGACAGCTGGCCCGGCCAGGCTTCCCAGAGCCACTGCTGATCCTGGAGGATTCGGATCTGGGTGGAGACAGCGGGAGCGGGAAGGCAGGAGCCCCGAGTTCGGAAAGGACGGCGTCCCGAGTGCGAGAGCTGGCCCGGCTTTACAGCGAGCGGATCCAGCAGATGCAGCGGGCGGAGACTCGGGCATCAGCCAACGCCCCGCGCCGCCGGCCTCGGGTTCTGGCCCAACCCCAGCCATCCCCCTGTCTACCCCAGGAGCAGGCAGAGCCAG GGCTCCTGCCTGCCTTTGGACACGTGCTGGTATGTGAGCTGGCCTTCCCACTGACATGTGCCCAGGAGTCTGTCCCCCTGGGtcctgctgcctgggttcaagctgcCATACCTTTGTCGAAGCAGGGAGGCAGCCCAGATGGCCAGGGTCTACATGTTTCAAATTTGCCTAAGCAAGACCATCCAGGCATCCACGTTTCAGCTGCTACCCTTTTGCCTGAACAAGGAGGTTCCTGGCATGTCCAGGCTCCAGCCGCCACACCTTTGCCCAAGCAAGAAGGCCCCCTGCACCTCCAGGTGCCGGCTCTTACAACTTTCTCTGATCAAGGCCACCCGGAAATCCAAGTTCCAGCCGCCACTCCTTTGCCTGAGCATAGAAGCCACGTGGTTATACCAGCTCCATCCACCGCCTTTTGTCCTGAGCAGGGACACTGTGCGGACATCCACGTTCCCACCACTCCAGCTTTGCCCAAGGAGATTTGTTCTGATTTCACAGTTTCAGTCACCACCCCTGTGCCCAAGCAAGAAGGTCACCTAGACAGCGAGAGCCCAACCAATATCCCACTGACAAAGCAAGGAGGTTCCAGGGATGTTCAGGGCCCAGACCCTGTCTGCAGTCAACCCATCCAGCCTTTGTCTTGGCATGGAAGCAGCCTGGATCCCCAGGGCCCAAGCGACACCCTACCGCCCTTGCCATGTCACCTCCCAGACCTTCAGATTCCAGGTACCTCACCTTTGCCTGCACATGGAAGCCACCTGGACCATCGGATCCCAGCCAACGCCCCACTGTCTTTGTCCCAGGAGCTCCCAGACACTCAGGTTCCAGCTACCACACCTTTGCCCCTGCCACAAGTCCTCACAGACATCTGGGTCCAAGCCCTCCCAACTTCACCCAAGCAGGGAAGCCTCCCAGACATCCAGGGTCCAGCGGCTGCACCTCCACTTCCGGAGCCAAGCCTTACAGATACACAGGTCCAAAAACTCACACCTTCGCTGGAGCAGAAGAGCCTCATAGATGCCCATGTTCCAGCTGCCACACCTTTACCTGAGAGAGGAGGCTCTCTAGACATTCAGGGCCTCTCACCCACCCCAGTTCAGACCACCATGGTTTTGTCCAAACCAGGAGGCTCCTTAGCCTCTCACGTTGCCAGGTTGGAGTCTTCAGACTTGACGCCACCTCATAGTCCCCCACCTTCCAGCCGTCAGCTCCTGGGCCCCAATGCAGCTGCCCTTTCCAGATACCTGGCAGCCTCATATATCAGCCAGAGCCTGGCTCGGCggcaggggcctgggggaggggcccCCGCAGCCTCCCGGGGCTCCTGGTCCTCTGCTCCCACGTCACGGGCATCTTCGCCGCCTCCGCAGCCCCAGCCaccacctcccccagccaggcGGCTCAGCTATGCCACGACGGTTAACATCCACGTGGGCGGGGGTGGGCGGCTGCGGCCAGCCAAGGCCCAGGTCCGGTTGAACCACCCTGCTCTCTTGGCCTCCACACAGGAATCTATGGGCCTTCGCAGGGACCAGGGGGCTCCTGATGCCCCCTTCCATATGTGA
- the PLEKHG2 gene encoding pleckstrin homology domain-containing family G member 2 isoform X5 — protein sequence MPEGAQGLSLSKPSPSLGCGRRGEVCDCGTVCETRTAAPAAPTMASPRGSGSSTSLSTVGSEGDPAPGPTPACSASRPEPLPGPPIRLHLSPVGIPGSARPSRLERVAREIVETERAYVRDLRSIVEDYLGPLLDGGVLGLSVEQVGTLFANIEDIYEFSSELLEDLENSSSAGGIAECFVQRSEDFDIYTLYCMNYPSSLALLRELSLSPPAALWLQERQAQLRHSLPLQSFLLKPVQRILKYHLLLQELGKHWAEGPGTGGREMVEEAIVSMTAVAWYINDMKRKQEHAARLQEVQRRLGGWTGPELSAFGELVLEGAFRGGGGGGPRLRGGERLLFLFSRMLLVAKRRGLEYTYKGHIFCCNLSVSESPRDPLGFKVSDLTIPKHRHLLQAKNQEEKRLWIHCLQRLFFENHPASIPAKAKQVLLENSLHCTPKSKPVPEPLTPPLGSPRPRDARSFTPGRRNTAKPGFKHTGSEGELYPAESQPPVSGSGPPEDLEDAGPPTLDPSGTSITEEILELLNQRGLRDPGPSTHDIPKFPGDSQVPGDSETLTFQALPSRDSSEEEEEEEEGLEMDERGPSPLHVLEGLESSIAAEMPSIPCLTKIPDVPNLPEIPSRCEIPEGSLLPSLSDISDVFEMPCLPAIPSVPNTPSLSSTPTLSCDSWLQGPLQEPAEAPATRRELFSGSNPGKLGEPPSGGKAGPEEDEEGVSFADFQPQDVTQHQGFPDELAFRSCSEIRSAWQALEQGQLARPGFPEPLLILEDSDLGGDSGSGKAGAPSSERTASRVRELARLYSERIQQMQRAETRASANAPRRRPRVLAQPQPSPCLPQEQAEPGLLPAFGHVLVCELAFPLTCAQESVPLGPAAWVQAAIPLSKQGGSPDGQGLHVSNLPKQDHPGIHVSAATLLPEQGGSWHVQAPAATPLPKQEGPLHLQVPALTTFSDQGHPEIQVPAATPLPEHRSHVVIPAPSTAFCPEQGHCADIHVPTTPALPKEICSDFTVSVTTPVPKQEGHLDSESPTNIPLTKQGGSRDVQGPDPVCSQPIQPLSWHGSSLDPQGPSDTLPPLPCHLPDLQIPGTSPLPAHGSHLDHRIPANAPLSLSQELPDTQVPATTPLPLPQVLTDIWVQALPTSPKQGSLPDIQGPAAAPPLPEPSLTDTQVQKLTPSLEQKSLIDAHVPAATPLPERGGSLDIQGLSPTPVQTTMVLSKPGGSLASHVARLESSDLTPPHSPPPSSRQLLGPNAAALSRYLAASYISQSLARRQGPGGGAPAASRGSWSSAPTSRASSPPPQPQPPPPPARRLSYATTVNIHVGGGGRLRPAKAQVRLNHPALLASTQESMGLRRDQGAPDAPFHM from the exons AGTGGGCTCTGAGGGGGATCCAGCCCCTGGGCCCACTCCAGCCTGCTCAGCCTCCAGGCCAGAGCCCCTTCCAGGGCCCCCCATCCGCCTACATCTCTCTCCGGTGGGGATCCCAGGTTCAGCCAGACCCTCAAGGCTGGAGCGTGTGGCCCGGGAGATCGTGGAGACAGAACGGGCCTATGTCAGGGACCTCCGCAGCATCGTGGAG GACTACCTGGGCCCTCTGCTGGACGGCGGGGTCCTGGGGCTGAGCGTGGAGCAGGTGGGCACGCTGTTTGCCAACATTGAGGACATCTACGAGTTCAGCAG CGAGCTCCTGGAGGACTTGGAGAACAGCAGCAGCGCCGGGGGTATTGCCGAGTGCTTCGTGCAGAGG AGCGAGGATTTTGACATCTACACATTGTACTGCATGAACTACCCGAG CTCCCTGGCCCTGCTCCGGGAGCTGTCGTTGTCTCCGCCAGCAGCCCTGTGGCTGCAGGAGCGCCAGGCCCAGCTTCGTCACTCGCTGCCCCTGCAGAGCTTCCTGCTGAAACCTGTCCAGCGCATCCTCAAGTACCATCTGCTGCTGCAG GAACTAGGGAAGCACTGGGCGGAGGGCCCAGGCACTGGGGGCCGCGAGATGGTGGAGGAAGCTATTGTGTCCATGACAGCGGTTGCCTGGTACATCAACGACATGAAGCGCAAGCAGGAGCATGCAGCGCGCCTCCAG GAAGTGCAGCGGCGGCTGGGTGGCTGGACCGGACCAGAGCTCAGTGCTTTTGGGGAGCTGGTGCTGGAGGGCGCGTTCCGAGGAGGCGGAGGGGGTGGCCCCCGGCTACGAGGGGGTGAGCGGCTGCTCTTCCTGTTCTCTCGGATGCTGCTGGTGGCCAAGCGCAGGGGGCTGGAGTACACCTACAAAGGCCACATCTTC tGCTGCAACCTGAGCGTGAGCGAGAGTCCCCGAGACCCTCTAGGGTTCAAGGTGTCTGATCTGACCATTCCCAAGCACAGACACCTGCTCCAG GCCAAGAACCAAGAAGAGAAGAGGCTGTGGATTCACTGTCTCCAGCGCCTCTTCTTTGAGAACCACCCTGCCTCCATCCCTGCCAAG GCAAAGCAAGTTCTCCTTGAAAACAGCCTGCATT GTACCCCCAAAAGTAAGCCTGTCCCAGAGCCCCTGACACCCCCACTTGGGTCTCCTCGACCTCGAGATGCTAGAAGTTTTACCCCTGGGCGAAGGAACACAG CTAAGCCTGGATTCAAG CACACTGGCAGCGAAGGGGAACTCTACCCCGCAGAATCTCAGCCACCAGTTTCAGGCTCTGGACCCCCTGAGGACCTGGAGGATGCTGGACCCCCAACACTGGACCCCTCTGGGACCTCAATCACTGAAGAAATCCTGGAACTGCTGAATCAGCGAGGCCTTCGAGATCCAGGG CCGTCCACCCATGACATTCCCAAGTTCCCCGGAGACTCCCAGGTGCCTGGCGACAGCGAAACCCTCACATTCCAAGCCCTGCCCAGCCGGGACTCttcagaagaggaggaggaggaagaggaagggctgGAGATGGATGAACGGGGGCCTTCCCCACTCCACGTCCTGGAAGGGCTCGAAAGTTCCATTGCAGCTGAAATGCCCAGCATTCCCTGCCTTACCAAAATTCCTGACGTGCCCAACCTTCCTGAAATTCCCAGCCGCTGTGAAATTCCCGAAGGTTCTCTCCTTCCTAGTCTCTCTGACATTTCCGATGTTTTTGAGATGCCCTGCCTTCCAGCCATACCTAGTGTCCCCAACACCCCCAGTCTTTCTAGCACTCCCACCCTCTCCTGTGACTCCTGGCTCCAAGGGCCTCTGCAGGAACCAGCTGAGGCTCCAGCCACCAGGAGAGAACTGTTTTCTGGAAGCAATCCTGGGAAACTGGGAGAGCCGCCTTCAGGAGGCAAGGCAGGGCCAGAGGAGGATGAAGAAGGGGTGTCATTCGCAGACTTCCAGCCCCAGGATGTCACCCAACATCAGGGATTCCCAGATGAGCTGGCATTCCGCTCTTGCTCAGAAATCCGGAGCGCCTGGCAGGCATTGGAACAGGGACAGCTGGCCCGGCCAGGCTTCCCAGAGCCACTGCTGATCCTGGAGGATTCGGATCTGGGTGGAGACAGCGGGAGCGGGAAGGCAGGAGCCCCGAGTTCGGAAAGGACGGCGTCCCGAGTGCGAGAGCTGGCCCGGCTTTACAGCGAGCGGATCCAGCAGATGCAGCGGGCGGAGACTCGGGCATCAGCCAACGCCCCGCGCCGCCGGCCTCGGGTTCTGGCCCAACCCCAGCCATCCCCCTGTCTACCCCAGGAGCAGGCAGAGCCAG GGCTCCTGCCTGCCTTTGGACACGTGCTGGTATGTGAGCTGGCCTTCCCACTGACATGTGCCCAGGAGTCTGTCCCCCTGGGtcctgctgcctgggttcaagctgcCATACCTTTGTCGAAGCAGGGAGGCAGCCCAGATGGCCAGGGTCTACATGTTTCAAATTTGCCTAAGCAAGACCATCCAGGCATCCACGTTTCAGCTGCTACCCTTTTGCCTGAACAAGGAGGTTCCTGGCATGTCCAGGCTCCAGCCGCCACACCTTTGCCCAAGCAAGAAGGCCCCCTGCACCTCCAGGTGCCGGCTCTTACAACTTTCTCTGATCAAGGCCACCCGGAAATCCAAGTTCCAGCCGCCACTCCTTTGCCTGAGCATAGAAGCCACGTGGTTATACCAGCTCCATCCACCGCCTTTTGTCCTGAGCAGGGACACTGTGCGGACATCCACGTTCCCACCACTCCAGCTTTGCCCAAGGAGATTTGTTCTGATTTCACAGTTTCAGTCACCACCCCTGTGCCCAAGCAAGAAGGTCACCTAGACAGCGAGAGCCCAACCAATATCCCACTGACAAAGCAAGGAGGTTCCAGGGATGTTCAGGGCCCAGACCCTGTCTGCAGTCAACCCATCCAGCCTTTGTCTTGGCATGGAAGCAGCCTGGATCCCCAGGGCCCAAGCGACACCCTACCGCCCTTGCCATGTCACCTCCCAGACCTTCAGATTCCAGGTACCTCACCTTTGCCTGCACATGGAAGCCACCTGGACCATCGGATCCCAGCCAACGCCCCACTGTCTTTGTCCCAGGAGCTCCCAGACACTCAGGTTCCAGCTACCACACCTTTGCCCCTGCCACAAGTCCTCACAGACATCTGGGTCCAAGCCCTCCCAACTTCACCCAAGCAGGGAAGCCTCCCAGACATCCAGGGTCCAGCGGCTGCACCTCCACTTCCGGAGCCAAGCCTTACAGATACACAGGTCCAAAAACTCACACCTTCGCTGGAGCAGAAGAGCCTCATAGATGCCCATGTTCCAGCTGCCACACCTTTACCTGAGAGAGGAGGCTCTCTAGACATTCAGGGCCTCTCACCCACCCCAGTTCAGACCACCATGGTTTTGTCCAAACCAGGAGGCTCCTTAGCCTCTCACGTTGCCAGGTTGGAGTCTTCAGACTTGACGCCACCTCATAGTCCCCCACCTTCCAGCCGTCAGCTCCTGGGCCCCAATGCAGCTGCCCTTTCCAGATACCTGGCAGCCTCATATATCAGCCAGAGCCTGGCTCGGCggcaggggcctgggggaggggcccCCGCAGCCTCCCGGGGCTCCTGGTCCTCTGCTCCCACGTCACGGGCATCTTCGCCGCCTCCGCAGCCCCAGCCaccacctcccccagccaggcGGCTCAGCTATGCCACGACGGTTAACATCCACGTGGGCGGGGGTGGGCGGCTGCGGCCAGCCAAGGCCCAGGTCCGGTTGAACCACCCTGCTCTCTTGGCCTCCACACAGGAATCTATGGGCCTTCGCAGGGACCAGGGGGCTCCTGATGCCCCCTTCCATATGTGA